ATCCTCGTTAGGCATGAACGGGCAGTTGTCCATGGCCGGGTTGTTGGTGATAGTGTCGCCGTCCATGTCATCGTCGCACACGTTGCCCAGAGTATCGCGGTCGATGTCTATCTGCTCAGGGTTGACGGCGAACTGGCAGTTGTCGTCGCAGGCAGCGAACATCTCGTCGTCCGTGCAGACGTTGATGGCGCAGTACTTGGAGCCGTGGCCGCGGCAGCGGTTGTCGCCTACGCCGCCGGATGCATCGCCGTCATCGAGGATCGTGTCGTTGTCATCATCATCGTCGCAGACGTCGCCGCCCGTGCTGGAGTCTAGCGGATCGTAGGCATCGCCGTCGTGGTTGACCTGATCAGTGTTGTCATCCAGTGGGCAGTTGTCGCCGAAAGCAGGA
The DNA window shown above is from bacterium and carries:
- a CDS encoding thrombospondin type 3 repeat-containing protein, whose amino-acid sequence is PAFGDNCPLDDNTDQVNHDGDAYDPLDSSTGGDVCDDDDDNDTILDDGDASGGVGDNRCRGHGSKYCAINVCTDDEMFAACDDNCQFAVNPEQIDIDRDTLGNVCDDDMDGDTITNNPAMDNCPFMPNEDQMNFDFAYIGVPFNGIEGDEYGDECDPDDDADATLDFQDNCPYSRGAGVVPGCPDN